Proteins encoded in a region of the Schistosoma haematobium chromosome Unknown HiC_scaffold_200, whole genome shotgun sequence genome:
- the MICALL1_2 gene encoding MICAL-like 1 (EggNog:ENOG410VBXN~COG:Z), with the protein MGQSNQNFSMEKLVADESVNLRTAHSSIYDLSSLLAYGNLNKAQSSSLSSDAKQSSKSPLNGSNAKISRSVNTKGPAPPIPVLCRRDVRRDQQSDFIPYTELHRQLYDINNELSNLELSARKIQTSIKEMSENNESVKRLLKKWLHTVELKDNLFKKESELLQRLRCQELEDRHADLEYELRTLMAKQGGNLYIRKVSCTACLIKSLLLLSHFGDRDLITILAPCLEN; encoded by the exons ATGGGACAGAGTAACCAAAATTTTTCCATGGAAAAATTAGTCGCAGATGAATCAGTCAATCTTCGGACTGCTCACTCTTCTATATATGATTTATCGAGTTTACTCGCTTATGGTAATCTGAATAAAGCACAGTCCTCTTCACTAAGCAGTGATGCAAAACAGTCCTCAAAATCTCCTCTTAATGGATCAAATGCAAAGATAAGTAGGTCAGTTAACACCAAAGGGCCTGCCCCACCTATTCCTGTTTTATGCCGACGTGATGTCAGACGCGATCAGCAAAGCGACTTCATTCCATACACTGAATTACACAGACAACTATATGATATAAACAATGAACTTTCCAATCTGGAACTATCTGCTCGCAAAATTCAAACAAGTATTAAAGAAA TGTCTGAAAATAATGAAAGCGTCAAGAGATTATTGAAAAAGTGGCTCCATACCGTTGAATTAAAGGATAATCTCTTCAAAAAGGAATCAGAGTTACTTCAAAG GCTTCGTTGTCAAGAGCTAGAGGATCGTCATGCTGATTTAGAATATGAACTACGAACGCTAATGGCCAAACAAGGTGGGAATCTTTATATTAGAAAAGTATCCTGTACTGCATGCCTAATCAAATCCCTTTTACTGTTATCACATTTCGGTGATAGAGATCTTATAACAATTTTAGCTCCATGTTTGGAAAATTAA
- the MICALL1_2 gene encoding MICAL-like 1, variant 2 (EggNog:ENOG410VBXN~COG:Z), protein MEGNSSQCLLNWCIEQTKTYPYINITDFTSSWKDGLAFCALIHKHFPDLIDFSHLKSEDAVTNLKLAFFVAETKLNIPVPTRPQVIVLEDVDEKIIFEYVSKLYGALTRNSSQLGSDKLSDKNLSYLCEQEEGLLICDLCGETIFRVEQLTVFSRNYHRSCFRDNQLTYLKERNKTLKGSNCSDGSPLTKFSVADPFPIRFSPQKELDTVSNGKSQPTCKPPSRPPLPDVLSNNASPELNSVLKIKAKISADIEQRKNNSNSKHHNIVSYPAALNPFEDDSLCDPSSQHECTYKPYNPFDDDLSALDSEEINNISDSDHSNVLSISNPPSLVSTPSNHINKYMGQSNQNFSMEKLVADESVNLRTAHSSIYDLSSLLAYGNLNKAQSSSLSSDAKQSSKSPLNGSNAKISRSVNTKGPAPPIPVLCRRDVRRDQQSDFIPYTELHRQLYDINNELSNLELSARKIQTSIKEMSENNESVKRLLKKWLHTVELKDNLFKKESELLQRLRCQELEDRHADLEYELRTLMAKQGGNLYIRKVSCTACLIKSLLLLSHFGDRDLITILAPCLEN, encoded by the exons ATGGAGGGTAACTCTTCTCAGTGTCTTCTGAATTGGTGCATTGAACAAACCAAAACGTACCCATATATTAATATCACTGATTTCACATCATCATGGAAAGATGGTCTGGCGTTTtgtgccttaattcacaaacatttccCTGATCTAAT AGATTTTTCGCACTTGAAGTCTGAAGATGCTGTAACAAACCTTAAGTTG GCGTTTTTCGTTGCAGAAACAAAATTGAATATACCGGTGCCTACAAGACCACAAGTCATAGTATTAGAAGATGTAGatgaaaagataatatttgaatACGTTTCTAAGTTATATGGGGCATTAACAAGAAATTCAA GTCAATTAGGTTCAGATAAGCTTTCAGATAAAAACTTATCATATTTG TGTGAACAGGAGGAGGGACTTCTTATATGTGACCTTTGTGGGGAAACTATATTTCGTGTCGAGCAGCTGACTGTTTTCAGTAGGAACTACCATCGTAGTTGTTTTCGTGACAACCAGTTAACTTATCTCAAAGAGCGGAATAAAACACTAAAGGGTTCCAACTGTTCTGATGGTTCACCGCTGACTAAATTCTCAG TAGCGGATCCCTTCCCAATAAGATTCAGTCCACAAAAAGAATTGGACACTGTTAGCAATGGAAAAAGTCAACCAACATGCAAACCTCCTTCTAGACCGCCACTTCCTGATGTTTTAAGTAATAATGCGTCTCCTGAACTGAATAGTGTTTTGAAGATAAAAGCTAAAATATCAGCTGACATAGAACAGCGTAAAAATAACTCTAATTCCAAGCATCATAACATCGTTTCTTATCCTGCTGCTTTAAATCCGTTCGAAGATGACTCTTTGTGTGATCCCAGCTCTCAGCATGAATGTACCTATAAGCCTTACAATCCATTTGATGACGATTTATCAGCCTTAGACTCGGAAGAGATTAATAATATTTCAGATTCTGACCACTCAAACGTATTAAGTATATCAAACCCTCCATCTCTGGTATCCACGCCTAGTAACCATATAAACAAGTACATGGGACAGAGTAACCAAAATTTTTCCATGGAAAAATTAGTCGCAGATGAATCAGTCAATCTTCGGACTGCTCACTCTTCTATATATGATTTATCGAGTTTACTCGCTTATGGTAATCTGAATAAAGCACAGTCCTCTTCACTAAGCAGTGATGCAAAACAGTCCTCAAAATCTCCTCTTAATGGATCAAATGCAAAGATAAGTAGGTCAGTTAACACCAAAGGGCCTGCCCCACCTATTCCTGTTTTATGCCGACGTGATGTCAGACGCGATCAGCAAAGCGACTTCATTCCATACACTGAATTACACAGACAACTATATGATATAAACAATGAACTTTCCAATCTGGAACTATCTGCTCGCAAAATTCAAACAAGTATTAAAGAAA TGTCTGAAAATAATGAAAGCGTCAAGAGATTATTGAAAAAGTGGCTCCATACCGTTGAATTAAAGGATAATCTCTTCAAAAAGGAATCAGAGTTACTTCAAAG GCTTCGTTGTCAAGAGCTAGAGGATCGTCATGCTGATTTAGAATATGAACTACGAACGCTAATGGCCAAACAAGGTGGGAATCTTTATATTAGAAAAGTATCCTGTACTGCATGCCTAATCAAATCCCTTTTACTGTTATCACATTTCGGTGATAGAGATCTTATAACAATTTTAGCTCCATGTTTGGAAAATTAA